The following coding sequences lie in one Arachis hypogaea cultivar Tifrunner chromosome 9, arahy.Tifrunner.gnm2.J5K5, whole genome shotgun sequence genomic window:
- the LOC112711745 gene encoding uncharacterized protein, with translation MLSYCGGKVERFPKLDIDFVNFKDFEEMFKGLGYTEYKAMYWLDPGAPYLGAGLHILKGDKEINQMCDNKMANLETDELHVYFEHHVRQADVDEAGAAPVDLNYSSTDEGYESAEDEAYKPPPPGYETLSSSSSEELRPRNKSKKNTPKKKKMTPKKKRATPKKKTVTPVKEKVNDDDGLSPKTKKKKNKRYVGRTRRHILDRDEGLNGPRQGQQAGDDESPNVVPGVGDNDEPIVEELDSDIDKPYQYESEAFNSPISSDDEGRKPKFHEFDDDTGYGEVDFEIGEMFDTMAQFKQALKDMFVFEGKKLEYVKNEKHRVRAKCAEEGCPWLILTSWNSQELCFQVKTYVKEHTCGRNLTSNMASRSWVTSKLVKRLLTQPQLSPKEALEHMKEDYNVHIHYKMIQRALKAAREEVIGNENEQFGKVRDYLSELHRSNPGSTAIVDVIPQPESLPVFDKLYISLDACKRGFKSGCRPLIGLDGCHLKGYFGGHLLSAVAQDANNHFFVIAYAVVDSECTDTWRWFLTLLQEDIGSCTEYGWNFISD, from the coding sequence ATGCTCAGTTACTGTGGTGGTAAGGTAGAGAGATTCCCCAAGTTGGACATTGACTTTGTTAATTTTAAGGATTTTGAGGAGATGTTCAAAGGGTTAGGATATACAGAGTACAAGGCTATGTATTGGCTAGACCCCGGTGCCCCTTATCTAGGGGCTGGACTACACATTTTAAAAGGTGACAAAGAAATTAACCAAATGTGTGATAACAAGATGGCAAATTTAGAAACTGATGAGTTGCATGTGTATTTTGAGCATCATGTGAGGCAGGCAGATGTGGATGAAGCAGGGGCTGCTCCTGTAGACTTGAATTATTCCTCCACTGATGAGGGCTATGAGAGTGCTGAAGATGAGGCTTATAAGCCTCCCCCACCTGGTTATGAGACACTAAGCAGCAGTAGCAGTGAGGAGTTAAGGCCAAGGAATAAGAGTAAGAAGAACAcaccgaaaaagaagaaaatgacaCCTAAGAAGAAGAGAGCAACACCTAAGAAGAAAACTGTGACACCTGTGAAGGAAAAAgttaatgatgatgatggcctaTCCCCTAaaacgaagaagaaaaagaataagagatATGTGGGGAGGACAAGAAGGCATATATTGGATAGGGATGAGGGTCTTAATGGGCCAAGGCAAGGGCAACAGGCTGGAGATGATGAAAGCCCAAATGTAGTGCCTGGAGTAGGGGACAATGATGAGCCCATTGTGGAAGAGCTAGATTCTGACATTGACAAGCCATATCAGTATGAATCAGAAGCATTCAACTCTCCAATTTCTTCTGATGATGAGGGTAGAAAGCCtaaatttcatgaatttgatgatgacaCTGGTTATGGTGAGGTGGATTTCGAAATTGGAGAAATGTTTGACACCATGGCACAATTCAAGCAAGCATTGAAGGACATGTTTGTTTTTGAAGGAAAAAAGTTAGAGTATGTAAAAAATGAAAAGCATAGAGTGAGAGCAAAGTGTGCGGAAGAGGGTTGTCCTTGGCTAATCCTAACTTCCTGGAACAGCCAGGAACTGTGTTTTCAAGTCAAAACATATGTTAAGGAGCACACTTGTGGTAGAAATTTGACAAGCAACATGGCAAGTAGATCATGGGTTACAAGTAAGCTAGTGAAGAGGTTGCTCACACAGCCGCAGCTATCACCTAAGGAGGCTTTAGAGCACATGAAAGAGGACTATAATGTCCATATCCACTATAAAATGATACAGAGAGCTTTGAAGGCAGCCAGAGAGGAGGTAATAGGAAATGAAAATGAGCAATTTGGGAAGGTTAGAGATTACTTGTCTGAGCTTCATAGGAGTAATCCAGGGTCAACAGCTATAGTAGATGTGATCCCCCAGCCTGAATCACTACCTGTGTTTGACAAGCTATACATATCATTGGATGCATGCAAGCGTGGGTTCAAATCAGGATGTCGTCCTTTAATCGGGCTAGATGGTTGTCACCTAAAGGGTTATTTTGGTGGGCATCTCCTTTCAGCCGTTGCTCAAGACGCTAACAACCACTTCTTCGTCATTGCTTACGCTGTGGTTGATAGTGAATGTACTGACACATGGAGGTGGTTCCTAACTCTCCTCCAGGAGGACATAGGCTCTTGCACTGAATATGGATGGAATTTTATTTCAGATTAG